Genomic segment of Aliiroseovarius sp. M344:
GGGCGCGACGGTGGTTGATAAAGACCAGAAACAGGTGCCGGTTCATATGGGTTCGCACGGAATTGGCGTCAGCCGCCTATTGGGCGCGATCATTGAAGCCAGCCATGATGACAAAGGCATCATCTGGCCCGAAGGCGTGACACCTTTCCATTGTGGGATCGTCAACCTGAAGCAGGGCGATGACGAGGCGGACGCGGCTTGCGAGTCACTTTACGAGCAACTGACCAATGCTGGGTTGGAACCGCTTTATGATGACCGCAACGAACGGGCAGGCGGCAAGTTCGCGACGATGGACCTGATCGGTCTGCCGTGGCGCATCACTGTCGGACCGCGCGGGTTGAAAAACGGCGTGGTCGAATTGACCTCGCGCAAGACCGGCGAAAGCGAAGAGCTGTCGCCCGAGGCCGCGATCGCAAAGGTAGTCGATATCTTTAAGCCGCACCATGTGCGCGGGCTCTAGGTCCAACAGCTAAACTTGACCAAACGGCGCGCCCCGCAGCGCGCCGTTCTTGGTTGAGGTCACGGGTATACGGCTCCCCTTGACCTCGACAGGTCTCTTTGTGAAGCTGCTGGAAAAGAACAAACGAGCGGGTGACGCAGATGATCCGAGCATTGGCGATGGTTGGCGGGCTTTCAGGGGCAGTGGCGTTCAGCCAATTCCCCGAGTTTTCGCAGCAGTATATGCAGCGCCTTGCGGGTGCGCGCACAGAGTTGAAAGTGGTCACAACAGGGTTTGACCTGACCGCACAGGCGGCAGGATACACCCGAGATCAAGCGCTTGACCAAATGGGCGGCTCCGACTTCCAGAACAACCTGCGCAATCAGATGAAAGTCAATTTCGCACGCTTCGACCGTCTGGACGCAGCACATACTGCGTTGAAAGGCACAGAGCCATTGGCGCGGCTGGCCAAGGTCTGGCATTTTCGCGATACCGATCTCGTCAAACGAACATGGGAAGATTATCGACCGGCCATACCGGTCACCGCAGACGGTCTGCTGTGCGCCGGGATCGGTTTTGTGGGGGGCTGGCTGTTGGTGTCCCTAATACTGGGCGCGTTCCTGCGCCCATTCCGCCGCAAAGCCTACTAAGCCCTGCGGGTAAGGTCGGCGGTCGCGTTGACGTTAGCCGTTCAGAAGCGTAAATTCAGACCCACTTTGACCGAGTGAAACAACGGTGTCGCAAGCGTGCTGTTGCCCAACCCGTCTGAAAGCGAATTCTTACCGTAGTTCTGGTATTCATACTCGCCCGTGACCGACAAGCGCTCTGTCAGCGGTTGCTCGATCCCGAACCCCAAGATGTATCCATTGCTGCTGTAGGTCTCGTCGATTGCCAAAGCTCCGGCCGATCCGGACCCGACAACGCTATAGTCAAATTCAGCGCGCGACAGGCCGACGGTTCCGTACACAACTGAGTTTAGAACGGGCCAAACGTAGCCAGCTTTCAAGCGAAGAGACAGCGCGTTGTTCAGCTTTGTGGTTCCACTATAGCCGCTTGAGGAAAAGGTATCTTCGATTTTCCCACCTTCGACAGCGATCTCTGGGCCGATAACCCAACGGTTCAGTTGCCAACGATAACCAGCGCGCAAACTGCCTGCCCAGCCACTACTATCATATTTCCCCAGCAGAAGGCTCGAGCCACCAGTCTGGGTAATGCCAATTCGATCGCCGCCACTAAAACTGTAACCAAGAGTGGCACCAACATAAGGCCCTTCCCAAAAGGGTGACCGATCTTCGTCAATCACTTCGACCGGCGCGTCTGTTGTCTGGTCGGACAAGTTGCCAGCGATAGCAGCTTCTGACACCAACAGCAAAGAGAGGCATGTTAAGACTTTTCGAGCGCCAAATTGGGCCATTACACAGATCCACTACCTTAAAAGCGAGATTGATTTTTATTAACCACAAAACTTAGGGCATGGAACACTTTTCTGGGTCATATCTAGTGCTGTGCCGCCTAAGTTATCGGCAAAACCCTGAGACTACTGATACCGCCTTTTTAAAGTTTCCACCTTCATTGCCATATGGACAACCTAGACGACAAGAGCCTCCGGCTGCAGGTGCCTGAAAACCAAATGCTGCAAGTGTGCTAATTTTGATTCAATCGAACGCGGTTCACATGCCCCATCTTTCGCCCGGGTTTTACGTCCACCTTGCCATATAAGTGCAACGACGCGTTGGCTTCTTTTGCAATCTCTGGCACGCGGAGCATATCGTCGCCGATCAGGTTTTCCATCACGACATCTGCATACCGCGACCCGTCTCCGAGCGGCCAGCCAGCAACAGCACGGATATGCTGCTCAAACTGATCGACTGCGCAACCTTGCTGGGTCCAGTGACCTGAGTTATGCACACGGGGGGCGATTTCGTTTACGATAAGACCTTGTGATGTAACGAAAAGTTCGACGCCCATGACACCGACATAATCAAAAGCGTTCAAGATTTTCGCAGCCAGCAAGACCGCGTCAGTGCGCTGGGCGCTGGTCAGACGGGCGGGCACTGTTGTTGTCGCAAGAATGCCGTCCTTGTGGACATTCTCGCCGGGGTCAAAACAGGCGATGTCACCATTGACACCGCGCGCAGCAATCACGCTGACCTCATGTGTGAAATCGACGAACCCTTCCAGGACCGAGGGCGCACCCTGCATGTCGGAAAAGGCTTGGTCTGCCTGATCGGGTGACATGATCCGGGCTTGTCCTTTTCCATCATATCCGAACCGGCGGGTCTTCAGGATGGAGGGCGTGCCGATGAGATCCATGGCCTCTTGCAAGTCCATAAATGTTTCGACGTTTTTATATGGCGCAACTTTGATGCCGAGGTCGGACAGGAAGTCTTTTTCAGTCAATCGGTCCTGACTAACGCGCAACGATTCGCGGCCGGGGCGGATCGGACGGTGGCGTTCCAGAACGTCCAATGCGGCGGTTGGGATGTTCTCGAACTCGTAAGTGATAACTTCGACTGCGGCTGCAAATTTTTCCAACGCAGCGGTATCGTCGTAACCCGCAGTTGTTACACGGTCGGCCACCTGCCCGGCAGGCGGGTTCGCACCGGGTTCAAAGATATGCGTCTTTAGACCAAGCCGAGACGCAGCGACCGACAGCATTCGCCCAAGTTGACCACCACCAAGGATACCGATTGTAGCGCCGGGGGCGAGGGGCTCAGTCATCGGTCGGCTCGTCAGAGATTGAGGCGGACAAAGCAGCGCGCCAAGCGTCCAGTCTTTGGGCCAAGGCCGCGTCTGACACGGCAAGAATACTTGCAGCCATCAAACCTGCATTGGCCGCTCCCGCTGCTCCGATGGCCATGGTGGCAACCGGGAAGCCTTTCGGCATTTGCACGATGGAATAAAGACTGTCGACGCCAGAGAGCGCGCGGGTCTGAATGGGCACGCCCACCACGGGCACGCGGGTTTTGGATGCCATCATGCCGGGAAGATGGGCGGCGCCACCTGCGCCAGCGATGATAACGTGAAGTCCACGATCCGCAGCGGTTTTGCCGTAGGACCAAAGCCGATCTGGGGTACGGTGAGCTGAAACGATTTTCGTCTCGTAGCTGATACCCAGCTCGTCCAGAATATTGGCGGCTTCTTTCATCGTGGGCCAATCGGACTGGCTGCCCATAATGATCCCGACTTTCACATCTGTCATGGTGACCTCACGTCTTGGAAGCCCGCTTTATAAGGGGCCGGGGCGCTGATGCAATCAGGCAATGATATCCGGCGTCAGTTTATCTTCGATCAAGGCAATCTTGTCTTTCAAAGCAAGCTTTTGCTTCTTGAGACGCCGAAGCTGCAGTTGATCCGCGCGCCCGCGCTCTTCCAGCGCATGGATCGCATCATCAAGATCCCTGTGCTCGGCGCGGAAAACCTCTAGCTCCACCCGAAGCACATCTTCGGTTTTCATCTCTTTGGCGTTGCTCATCGATGTGGGCCATTCTTTTTAGGCGCGTGCGCCTGCAGCATAGCGACATGCAAGCGCCAAAGCCAGAAAAAGGCACCCCTTGCAAGGCGCGCGGTCAGGCCCCATATTTTCACCAAGGTCGCCAGTTTGGGGCCTTCCAACGTGTCGCTTCTTTAAGGACGTGTCGATGACAAAGATGAATTTGGGAACGCATCCCTTTTTGCTGGGCTTTGAACAGCTTGAACGCATGGTCGAACAGGCCGCAAAAACCGGCAAGGACGGCTATCCCCCTTTTAACATCGAACAGGTCAGCGACCGTGCCTATCGCATCACGCTAGCGGTGGCTGGATTTGCCGATGACGACTTGTCTATCACCATTGAGAACGCAAAGCTGATGATCCGTGGGGCGCAAAACGACGCCGGTGGCGAACGTGTGTTCCTGCATCGGGGTATTGCAGCGCGCCAGTTCATGAAAAGCTTCGTGCTGGCCGATGGTGTGGATGTCAAAGGGGCCAAAACCGAGAACGGGCTTTTGCACATTGACCTTGAACGGGCCGAGCCAGAGCGTCTGGTGCAGACAATCCAGATCAAAAAGGGGTGAGCAGATGAACCACAGAATGCCTTTGGAAAAATCCGACATCGGCAACATTGTTTATGTAAAAGCCGTTGCAATTGATGACTTGCCCGATGCGCTTCAAGACGAAGCGCGTGCGCAGGCAGATGGCGCAGAAACACTTTATGCGGTGCACCGCGAAGATGGCGAGCAATTGGCGCTGGTCGTTGATCGCGATCTGGCCTATGCGCTGGCCCGCCAGAACGATTTTTCGCCGGTGTCGATTCACTAAGTCGCGGCCTGCCCAACAACAAATCAAAAACCCGGGGAAATCCCCGGGTTTTTCTGTTTTGACATATCCGGTTCTTAAGCGCGGATCAGACCCATGTTTTCCAGCTTCAACAAAACTTGGTGAGCGCAATTGTCGACATCGACATTTTCCGTTTCCACACTGAGTTCTGGATTCTTCGGCACGTCATAAGGGTCCGAGATGCCGGTGAACTCTTTGATCTTGCCTTCACGCGCCAGCTTGTACAGCCCCTTGCGGTCACGACGCTCGCATTCCTCGATCGAGGTGGCGACATGCACTTCGACAAACGCACCGAATTGTTCGATGTCTTCGCGGACGGCACGGCGGGTGGTGGCATAGGGCGCAATGGGCGCACAGATGGCGATGCCGCCGTTCTTGGTGATCTCGGAGGCGACATAGCCGATGCGGCGGATGTTCAAGTCGCGGTGTTCTTTTGAGAAGCCAAGCTCGCTCGACAGGTTTTTACGCACGATGTCACCATCCAAAAGCGTGACGGGACGCCCGCCCATTTCCATCAATTTGACCATCAAGGCGTTGGCGATGGTGGATTTTCCCGACCCAGAGAAGCCGGTGAAGAAGACAGTGAAGCCCTGTTCCGCGCGCGGCGGTTTGGTCTTGCGCAGCTCTTCCACGACGGCAGGGAAGCTGAACCATTCAGGAATTTCCAAACCTTCAGACAGGCGGCGGCGCAGTTCGGTGCCCGAGATGTTCAGGATCGTCACGTCATCCTTGTCCAGAATCTCGTCGGCTGGTTCGTACTGGGCACGGTCCTGCACAAAGACCATGTGCTTGAAGTCCACCATTTCGACGCCAATTTCGTCCTGATGCTCGCGGAACAGGTCTTGGGCATCATAGGGGCCATAGAAATCCTCTCCGGCAGAATTTTTGCCGGGGCCAGCGTGGTCACGACCCACGATAAAATGGGTGCAGCCGTGGTTCTTGCGGATCAGGCCGTGCCAGACAGCTTCGCGCGGGCCAGCCATACGCATGGCGAGGTTCAGCAGGCTCATCGTGGTGGTGGCAGCGGGATATTGATCCAACACAGCTTCGTAACAGCGCACGCGGGTGAAGTGGTCGATATCGCCCGGTTTTGTCATGCCGACGACAGGGTGGATCAACAGGTTGGCCTGAGCCTCTTTCGCGGCGCGGAAGGTCAGTTCCTGATGCGCACGGTGAAGCGGATTGCGGGTCTGGAACGCCACGATGCGGCGCCAACCCAGCTTGCGGAAATAAGCGCGCAGCTCGTTCGGCGTGTCGCGACGGGCGCGGAAATCATAATGGATAGGCTGTTGAATGCCGACAATCGGACCACCCAGATAGATTTTGCCCGCCACGTTGTGCAGGTAGTTCACTGCTGGGTGAGCATCATCGTCAGCACCAAAAACTTTCTCGGCTTCGCGTGCTTTGTTGGGTTCCCAGCGGTCGGTGACAGTCATCGTGGCCAGAATGACGCCTTCCTGGTCGCGAAGGGCAATGTCCTGGCCTAGTTCGATGGTTTTGGCGAAATCTTCCGAGACGTCCAGTGTGATCGGAATCGGCCAAAGGGTGCCATCAGCCAACCGCATGTCTTCCACGACGCCATCATAATCTGCTTCAGACAAAAAGCCCTTAAGCGGGTTAAAACCGCCGTTCATCAAAAGTTCAAGGTCGCAGGTTTGGCGCGGGGTCAAATCATGGCTGATCAGATCACCGGCTTCAACTTTCAGCTTCTGCGCGCTTTCATACGAGACATAAAGCTCGGGGATCGGCGATAGGTTGTTCTGCATTGGATGTGTCCTGTGTTTTAATGGCGAAAGACCGCTGGAAGTGCCGGTCAGTTCCGCGTGTAAAGCGTCGTATTCTGCAAACTTTCTGGTAAGGAATTGATCTCGGAGCCGCACCATTTCGGCCGCGCCCCTTGCGGTGATCGCATAGGCGAAGCGCTGGCGCTTGTCGGGACCAACACGTTCGCTGATCCGGATCAGCCCACGCTCTGCGCTTATTCGCAAAAGAGCGTTCAGCCGTCCCAGAGAAATTCCGATTGCCGATGCGGTTGCACGCTGCGAAGCCTCCGGCGCGCTATCAAGCTGGCGCAGAAGGCGGAAGATCTGGTCTTCCTCGGCAGGGTTGGTTTTCAGCAGTTGCGACGACATAACAAGCGACTCAAAGAGTGTTCATGCGTGAACGCATTGCATGTTTGACCGGAAAGGCAAAGCAGAAAAACGCGGATATGAGCGATATTGCCAACCGTGGCACGGGCGCAACGGCGCTCAGGCAACGCCGAAAAGGGTCAGGGGAAGGGTATCGGCGAGCCGGCGATGTGAAGCCGGTCTGGGCTGGCATCGAACAAAACCAGATGTGTCAGGTCTGGGCGGGATCGCGATGAATACATCAAACCTTGTGCACCATCCGCGCGGGCATGGTCCGAGTGGTCCCAAGTCGGAGCGGGCTGCCCTATGGCGCGAAAATCTTGCCATACGACCGCGGCTTCTGACTGACCGCGAATATCGACGACACTTTCGAGTTCGACCTTAAGCGGTACGATGTGGCGCGGAGCGCCTTCAGAGGTCAGGTAGCGTTTGATGGCAACCCCACACCCCTCAACCGAAAGGGACGTATAGATGGCTGTTTGGCCGGAATGATGAAATCGTCCCTCCGGCGAGCGAACCGGCAACATTGCATCCTGATCCGTAAAGACCAGACGATATGCGTTGCCGGTGAAAGGGATCATTCTTGCTCGGCCAGAAAATGCTCGGCTTCCAGCGCGGCCATGCAGCCCATGCCTGCACTTGTGACCGCCTGGCGGTACTTGTGATCCGTCAGATCGCCCGCAGCAAAGACGCCGGGGATCGAGGTGGCCGTTGAGTCCGGTTTGGTGACCACATAGCCGCCCATATGCGTTTCCAGCGTATCTTTGACCAATTCATTCGCGGGGGCGTGACCGATGGCGATGAAAACGCCCTTGGCTGGGATTTCCGTAACTTCGCCTGTTTTCACATGCTTGACCCGCACGCCGGTAACGCCCAATGGATTTTCGTCGCCGACGACTTCTTCCAACGTATGATCCCACAACGGAACAATCTTGTCATTCTTCATGAGCCGGTTGATCAGGATCTTTTCGGCACGCAACTCGTCGCGGCGATGGATCAGCGTGACTTTTGAGGCGAAGTTGGTCAGGAACAATGCTTCTTCAACAGCGGTGTTGCCGCCGCCGATGACAACGATTTCCTGCCCGCGATAGAAGAACCCATCACATGTGGCACAGGCCGAGACGCCGAAGCCTTTGAATTTCTCTTCGCTCTCAAGCCCCAACCATTTGGCGCGTGCTCCGGTGGCCAGAATAACAGCGTCGGCCTTGTAGACCATGCCGCTGTCACCGGTCGCTGTGAACGGGCGTTCGGACAGGTCCAGCTTTGTGATCAGGTCGCCAATGATCTCGGTGCCGACCGCTTTGGCATGGGTTTCCATCTTGACCATAAGGTCGGGGCCTTGGATTTCGGTTTCTCCGGGCCAATTCTCGACCTCGGTCGTGGTTGTCAGCTGGCCGCCGGGTTCCATGCCCTGAACAAGAATGGGTTCCAGCATCGCGCGGGATGCATAGACTGCGGCCGTGTAGCCAGCCGGGCCGGAGCCGATGATAAGGACTTTGGTTTTACGAGTGTCAGGCATGCGGATATCCTTGGGTATTCAGGGTTCCCAACGCATATAAGGCGGCGCGCGGCTGGTGGGAAGCCCGTGCAGAAAATGGATCGTTTGCGCCGCCACATTGGCATCCATGGTTTTTGCAGAAATTATGTTGCGCGACTACGAAAGATTGTTGCGTATTTGGGTATCCAGCGGTAATCTCTGCGCAATTTCCAACGATAACACTGGTTCTACCGGGATCAGCGCGCCCTCCTGAAAAGGTTTATTTATGTCCGTAAGCAAACTTGATCCGATTGATCGCATGATTCTCGCAGAGCTTCAGGCGGATGGTCGCATGACGAACGTAGAGCTGGCCAAGCGGGTGGGCATATCGGCACCACCCTGCCTGCGTCGCGTTCGAACTTTGGAAGAACAGGGATTGATCCGTGGCTACCACGCAAAAGTTGATGCGCGCGCCCTTGGGTTCGAAGTGCAGGTTTTTGCTATGGTGGGGCTTGTCAGCCAAGCCGAGGCTGACCTGTCCGCTTTCGAAAAACAGTGCCGCGGCTGGTCGTTGGTTCGCGAATGCCACATGTTGAACGGCGAAGTTGATTTCGTGCTGAAATGCGTCGCACCCGACCTGTCGACGTTCCAGACCTTCCTGACCGAAGAACTGACTGCAGCAGAAAATGTGGCATCAGTTAAAACGTCATTGGTCATTCGTGGCGCGAAAGACGAACCTGGCGTGCCCTTTGATATCTTGGAAGCGCGGATGCGTGAAGCGCCCTAAATCTCTCCTGTTTTCAGGCGGGCGTCACGGTAAATTGTAAGGCGTCGTGGTTGGTTGGATGCGATCTTACAACCGAATGGCCGAAATCAATCGTCCGTAATCCGGTTCTTTCTTGTGGCAGCTGCGCCGGTAAGAAAAAAAGCGATCAGGGTCGGAATAGGTGCAATGCCCCACCCATTCGGCATGACCCACACCAGCTTCACGCAGCAGATGTAATCCAAAACCCGGCAAATCGAACATGGCCCGGTCACCGTCTCCGCCCGCGAAAAAACGGCTGTAGTCTGGGTTTTCGGCCATAAAACTGTCCAAGAACTCAGGACCGACTTCATAAGCGCGTTGACTGATTGTTGGGCCGATGATGGCGGTGATGTTCTCGCGATTGGCACCAAGATCGACCATCGCATCAACAGTTGCCCCAAGCACACCAGAAATTGCGCCTTTCCACCCGGCATGGGCGGCCCCAACGACGCCCGCATCATGGTCGGCAAACAGCACTGGCTGGCAATCGGCGGTCAGTATTGTCAGGGCAAGGCCGGGAGTGGCGGTGACAAGGGCGTCAGCTTCGGGTTTTTCGCCGTTGATCGGCTCATCCACAGTCACAACATCCGGCGAGTGCACCTGAAAGACGCCACACATCATGTCGCCATCCACACCCATCGCATTGGCGACACGGTCACGATTGATCACAACCAGTTCGGACTGGTCTTGACTGCCGGTGCCGCAGTTCAGACCCGCATAAACACCCGAAGACGCGCCGCCTCGACGCGTGAAGAACCCGTGTTGCAACGGTGCAAGCGCGTCAGATGTGATGATTTCCAGTGTCATGTCGGATCTACTTGGGCCAGATTGCGGGTAAGGCCGGGCAAGTCCGGCGCATCCGCGCGAGTCAGTCCCAGCACTTTGAAGAGCGTCCCCATTTCACCAGGGTGCGTCAAGCGCCGGTGTGCAGCGATATGGGCCTCAAGCGCTGCACCGCTGATCTGTGCAG
This window contains:
- a CDS encoding DUF2937 family protein, which gives rise to MIRALAMVGGLSGAVAFSQFPEFSQQYMQRLAGARTELKVVTTGFDLTAQAAGYTRDQALDQMGGSDFQNNLRNQMKVNFARFDRLDAAHTALKGTEPLARLAKVWHFRDTDLVKRTWEDYRPAIPVTADGLLCAGIGFVGGWLLVSLILGAFLRPFRRKAY
- a CDS encoding outer membrane protein gives rise to the protein MSEAAIAGNLSDQTTDAPVEVIDEDRSPFWEGPYVGATLGYSFSGGDRIGITQTGGSSLLLGKYDSSGWAGSLRAGYRWQLNRWVIGPEIAVEGGKIEDTFSSSGYSGTTKLNNALSLRLKAGYVWPVLNSVVYGTVGLSRAEFDYSVVGSGSAGALAIDETYSSNGYILGFGIEQPLTERLSVTGEYEYQNYGKNSLSDGLGNSTLATPLFHSVKVGLNLRF
- a CDS encoding 5-(carboxyamino)imidazole ribonucleotide synthase, whose product is MTEPLAPGATIGILGGGQLGRMLSVAASRLGLKTHIFEPGANPPAGQVADRVTTAGYDDTAALEKFAAAVEVITYEFENIPTAALDVLERHRPIRPGRESLRVSQDRLTEKDFLSDLGIKVAPYKNVETFMDLQEAMDLIGTPSILKTRRFGYDGKGQARIMSPDQADQAFSDMQGAPSVLEGFVDFTHEVSVIAARGVNGDIACFDPGENVHKDGILATTTVPARLTSAQRTDAVLLAAKILNAFDYVGVMGVELFVTSQGLIVNEIAPRVHNSGHWTQQGCAVDQFEQHIRAVAGWPLGDGSRYADVVMENLIGDDMLRVPEIAKEANASLHLYGKVDVKPGRKMGHVNRVRLNQN
- the purE gene encoding 5-(carboxyamino)imidazole ribonucleotide mutase, encoding MTDVKVGIIMGSQSDWPTMKEAANILDELGISYETKIVSAHRTPDRLWSYGKTAADRGLHVIIAGAGGAAHLPGMMASKTRVPVVGVPIQTRALSGVDSLYSIVQMPKGFPVATMAIGAAGAANAGLMAASILAVSDAALAQRLDAWRAALSASISDEPTDD
- a CDS encoding YdcH family protein, yielding MSNAKEMKTEDVLRVELEVFRAEHRDLDDAIHALEERGRADQLQLRRLKKQKLALKDKIALIEDKLTPDIIA
- a CDS encoding Hsp20 family protein, giving the protein MTKMNLGTHPFLLGFEQLERMVEQAAKTGKDGYPPFNIEQVSDRAYRITLAVAGFADDDLSITIENAKLMIRGAQNDAGGERVFLHRGIAARQFMKSFVLADGVDVKGAKTENGLLHIDLERAEPERLVQTIQIKKG
- a CDS encoding DUF1150 domain-containing protein — translated: MNHRMPLEKSDIGNIVYVKAVAIDDLPDALQDEARAQADGAETLYAVHREDGEQLALVVDRDLAYALARQNDFSPVSIH
- a CDS encoding bifunctional sulfate adenylyltransferase/adenylylsulfate kinase → MSSQLLKTNPAEEDQIFRLLRQLDSAPEASQRATASAIGISLGRLNALLRISAERGLIRISERVGPDKRQRFAYAITARGAAEMVRLRDQFLTRKFAEYDALHAELTGTSSGLSPLKHRTHPMQNNLSPIPELYVSYESAQKLKVEAGDLISHDLTPRQTCDLELLMNGGFNPLKGFLSEADYDGVVEDMRLADGTLWPIPITLDVSEDFAKTIELGQDIALRDQEGVILATMTVTDRWEPNKAREAEKVFGADDDAHPAVNYLHNVAGKIYLGGPIVGIQQPIHYDFRARRDTPNELRAYFRKLGWRRIVAFQTRNPLHRAHQELTFRAAKEAQANLLIHPVVGMTKPGDIDHFTRVRCYEAVLDQYPAATTTMSLLNLAMRMAGPREAVWHGLIRKNHGCTHFIVGRDHAGPGKNSAGEDFYGPYDAQDLFREHQDEIGVEMVDFKHMVFVQDRAQYEPADEILDKDDVTILNISGTELRRRLSEGLEIPEWFSFPAVVEELRKTKPPRAEQGFTVFFTGFSGSGKSTIANALMVKLMEMGGRPVTLLDGDIVRKNLSSELGFSKEHRDLNIRRIGYVASEITKNGGIAICAPIAPYATTRRAVREDIEQFGAFVEVHVATSIEECERRDRKGLYKLAREGKIKEFTGISDPYDVPKNPELSVETENVDVDNCAHQVLLKLENMGLIRA
- a CDS encoding RES family NAD+ phosphorylase is translated as MIPFTGNAYRLVFTDQDAMLPVRSPEGRFHHSGQTAIYTSLSVEGCGVAIKRYLTSEGAPRHIVPLKVELESVVDIRGQSEAAVVWQDFRAIGQPAPTWDHSDHARADGAQGLMYSSRSRPDLTHLVLFDASPDRLHIAGSPIPFP
- the trxB gene encoding thioredoxin-disulfide reductase, whose translation is MPDTRKTKVLIIGSGPAGYTAAVYASRAMLEPILVQGMEPGGQLTTTTEVENWPGETEIQGPDLMVKMETHAKAVGTEIIGDLITKLDLSERPFTATGDSGMVYKADAVILATGARAKWLGLESEEKFKGFGVSACATCDGFFYRGQEIVVIGGGNTAVEEALFLTNFASKVTLIHRRDELRAEKILINRLMKNDKIVPLWDHTLEEVVGDENPLGVTGVRVKHVKTGEVTEIPAKGVFIAIGHAPANELVKDTLETHMGGYVVTKPDSTATSIPGVFAAGDLTDHKYRQAVTSAGMGCMAALEAEHFLAEQE
- a CDS encoding Lrp/AsnC family transcriptional regulator — its product is MSVSKLDPIDRMILAELQADGRMTNVELAKRVGISAPPCLRRVRTLEEQGLIRGYHAKVDARALGFEVQVFAMVGLVSQAEADLSAFEKQCRGWSLVRECHMLNGEVDFVLKCVAPDLSTFQTFLTEELTAAENVASVKTSLVIRGAKDEPGVPFDILEARMREAP
- the pgeF gene encoding peptidoglycan editing factor PgeF, which translates into the protein MTLEIITSDALAPLQHGFFTRRGGASSGVYAGLNCGTGSQDQSELVVINRDRVANAMGVDGDMMCGVFQVHSPDVVTVDEPINGEKPEADALVTATPGLALTILTADCQPVLFADHDAGVVGAAHAGWKGAISGVLGATVDAMVDLGANRENITAIIGPTISQRAYEVGPEFLDSFMAENPDYSRFFAGGDGDRAMFDLPGFGLHLLREAGVGHAEWVGHCTYSDPDRFFSYRRSCHKKEPDYGRLISAIRL